The proteins below are encoded in one region of Hordeum vulgare subsp. vulgare chromosome 3H, MorexV3_pseudomolecules_assembly, whole genome shotgun sequence:
- the LOC123439595 gene encoding uncharacterized protein LOC123439595 yields the protein MASIIVQVSALLLNLIAFGLAVAAEQRRSKATVTPDLAKEYDYCVYNSDVATGYGIGALLLLTAAQVVVMLASRCFCCGRGLKPGGSRACALMLFLFSW from the exons ATGGCGTCCATCATCGTGCAGGTGTCCGCCCTGCTCCTCAACCTCATCGCCTTCGGCCTCGCTGTCGCCGCCGAGCAGCGCCGCAGCAAG GCCACGGTGACGCCGGATCTGGCCAAGGAGTACGACTATTGCGTCTACAACTCCGACGTCGCCACCGGCTACGGCATCGGCGCGCTCCTCCTGCTCACCGCCGCGCAGGTCGTCGTCATGCTCGCCAGCCGGTGCTTCTGCTGCGGACGCGGGCTCAAGCCCGGGGGCTCCCGCGCCTGCGCCCTCATGCTCTTCCTCTTCTCATGGTAA